One window of Gloeothece citriformis PCC 7424 genomic DNA carries:
- a CDS encoding response regulator, with product MAGKRVLVIDDDNGIREIIQVTLEIVAGWEVITASSGKEGIVKAQKEQPDLIILDFMMPELDGKATFKQLQANTQTHHIPTIFLTAREVNHEEEELMSSGITGIIHKPFDPPELVRKIEHFLHW from the coding sequence ATGGCAGGTAAGCGCGTCTTAGTCATTGACGATGATAATGGGATTAGAGAAATTATTCAAGTTACTTTGGAGATTGTAGCCGGGTGGGAAGTAATTACGGCTTCTTCTGGTAAAGAAGGGATAGTTAAAGCGCAAAAAGAACAGCCAGATCTGATTATTTTAGATTTTATGATGCCAGAACTAGATGGAAAAGCGACGTTTAAGCAACTACAAGCGAATACACAAACTCACCATATTCCCACGATTTTTTTAACAGCTAGAGAAGTGAATCATGAAGAAGAAGAATTAATGAGTTCGGGAATAACTGGCATTATTCATAAACCTTTTGATCCTCCTGAATTAGTGAGAAAAATTGAACATTTTCTGCACTGGTAA
- a CDS encoding tRNA-(ms[2]io[6]A)-hydroxylase, with protein MVSSTTPKINLLKTPTQWAWVEQAITHLDIILLDHSHCERKAAGVALNLMFRYPSYAPLVRKLTLIAQEELEHFEQVNQWLDRRGILLAPLASPPYGSLLKAQIRPQEPDRLLDSLLISALIEARSHERLGLLADHCPEPDLAKFYRGLMASEARHYGVYWLIASHYFERNIIQNRLEELATVESDILANLYPEPRIHS; from the coding sequence TTGGTATCTTCTACAACCCCTAAAATTAATCTCCTCAAAACTCCTACCCAGTGGGCTTGGGTAGAACAAGCCATTACCCATCTAGACATTATTTTATTGGATCACTCCCATTGTGAACGCAAAGCGGCTGGGGTGGCTCTGAATTTGATGTTTCGCTATCCTTCTTATGCGCCTCTAGTGCGAAAGTTAACCCTTATCGCTCAAGAAGAGTTAGAACATTTTGAACAAGTCAACCAATGGTTAGATCGTCGGGGAATTCTGTTAGCACCTCTGGCTTCTCCTCCCTATGGTTCTTTGCTTAAAGCCCAAATACGTCCCCAAGAACCCGATCGATTATTAGATTCTCTGTTAATTTCTGCTTTAATTGAAGCCCGTTCCCATGAACGTCTAGGATTATTAGCCGATCATTGTCCCGAACCTGATTTAGCTAAATTTTATCGGGGGTTAATGGCATCAGAAGCCCGTCATTATGGGGTTTATTGGCTCATTGCTTCTCATTATTTTGAGCGGAATATAATTCAAAATCGATTAGAAGAATTAGCGACAGTTGAAAGTGATATTCTGGCTAATTTATATCCTGAACCGAGAATTCATAGTTAA
- a CDS encoding pentapeptide repeat-containing protein — MASPTIKRGKNRSSGQTFSVTTVSLLPRRCAAWIMEVYLVAMSGIVPYSIGAYIESHSHSQKVPLHPVLASLEEGIAQTLALPQSQTQPRQVPPLTNLFWGLALGTPIAVIGWQLYILGRTGRTLPKRWLGVKVVTTGGRSPSGLQILLREGVGKWGLPLSVAYVLWRYSPVFPSGGGLILFSGVMVLLEGGLLLLSPRRRCFHDQIANTVVIDTKQGYKKRSSRPSSPSVTVEVPLNSPNYSQKQRRNRSPEPVRTLVLRPTIEKQSPNLWLWMRRHPGTTLLIISLAGITLILATFVGTQVYIEKKADQRQSEQQKNQEYQFLVTQLAATSADPLQERKAVILALARLEDPRSITLLVDLLGQETNLSIITTLEQAFASVGTKALPALRQQNQSLSQQLQAIEDQTSSDYQLTAWRLRATKQAIAKILVLHNNQLSQVNLSRVDLNKDTIEIAPFTLIAEELDLSGINFENAQLSQARLKGSVFASAGQDKHEDTFDDLIANFKGANLTQADLSEAVLPCVSLVGANLQQTNLKRSNLKQANLQKANLSSVQLLQANLQQANLKAASLTGADLTQAQFNQANLEQANLGQLNAVGANFSEANLAKSNWQDSDLSGVNFTSANLEQADLSSTVLKGVNFRNAQLNNANLTDANLSQADLRSANLAGANFHGVIFSKVQFTNTNGFLKTPPNHQSEAIIKGVDFSEVKNLSPTQIDFICQKGGIHPQCIVEGGR; from the coding sequence ATGGCAAGCCCTACGATTAAAAGAGGCAAAAATCGCTCATCTGGTCAAACTTTTTCGGTGACAACAGTGTCCCTTCTTCCCCGACGCTGTGCCGCTTGGATCATGGAAGTTTACCTGGTGGCTATGAGTGGTATCGTTCCCTATAGCATTGGCGCTTATATCGAATCTCATTCCCACAGCCAAAAAGTTCCTCTTCATCCGGTTTTAGCGTCTTTAGAAGAAGGAATTGCCCAAACTCTTGCTCTCCCTCAGTCCCAAACCCAACCGCGCCAAGTCCCCCCTCTAACTAATCTATTTTGGGGGTTAGCATTAGGCACTCCGATCGCTGTAATCGGATGGCAACTCTATATTTTAGGGAGAACGGGAAGAACGTTACCGAAACGATGGTTAGGAGTCAAAGTCGTCACCACTGGAGGGCGATCGCCTTCCGGGTTACAAATTCTGCTACGAGAAGGGGTAGGGAAATGGGGTTTGCCTCTGAGTGTCGCCTATGTTCTTTGGCGGTATTCCCCCGTTTTTCCCAGTGGAGGAGGATTAATCCTTTTCAGTGGGGTGATGGTTCTTTTAGAGGGAGGATTATTGTTATTATCCCCTCGTCGTCGTTGTTTTCATGACCAAATTGCCAACACAGTCGTGATAGACACCAAACAGGGTTATAAAAAGCGTTCCTCTCGTCCCTCATCTCCCTCAGTCACCGTAGAAGTTCCCCTTAATTCCCCCAATTATTCCCAAAAACAGCGCCGAAATCGATCGCCTGAACCGGTTAGAACCCTTGTTTTAAGACCGACAATCGAAAAACAATCCCCCAATCTTTGGTTATGGATGCGCCGCCATCCGGGGACAACTTTGTTAATCATTAGTTTGGCCGGAATAACCTTAATTTTGGCGACTTTTGTAGGAACTCAAGTTTATATTGAAAAGAAAGCGGATCAACGACAATCAGAACAACAAAAAAATCAAGAATATCAGTTTTTAGTCACTCAATTGGCGGCTACTTCTGCCGATCCTCTACAAGAACGAAAAGCCGTTATTTTAGCTTTAGCCAGATTAGAAGATCCCCGTTCTATTACTTTATTAGTCGATTTGTTAGGACAGGAAACTAATTTATCTATTATTACAACTTTAGAACAAGCGTTTGCCAGTGTGGGGACGAAAGCGTTACCCGCCCTCAGACAACAAAATCAATCTTTATCTCAACAGTTACAGGCGATCGAAGATCAAACCTCTTCAGATTATCAGTTAACCGCTTGGCGTTTAAGGGCAACTAAACAAGCGATCGCTAAAATTTTAGTTCTGCATAATAATCAACTGAGTCAGGTTAATTTAAGTCGAGTTGATCTCAATAAAGACACCATAGAAATAGCTCCCTTTACCTTAATAGCGGAGGAATTGGATTTATCCGGCATCAATTTTGAGAATGCCCAATTATCACAAGCTCGTTTAAAGGGTAGCGTTTTTGCGAGTGCCGGTCAAGATAAACATGAGGATACCTTTGATGATTTAATTGCCAATTTTAAAGGGGCTAATTTAACTCAAGCTGACTTAAGTGAAGCGGTTTTACCTTGTGTTTCTCTAGTCGGGGCTAATTTACAACAGACTAATTTAAAAAGGTCTAATTTAAAGCAAGCCAACCTCCAAAAAGCCAATCTTAGCAGTGTCCAATTACTTCAAGCTAATTTGCAGCAAGCTAACTTAAAAGCTGCCAGTTTAACCGGGGCTGATTTAACTCAAGCTCAGTTTAATCAAGCTAATTTGGAACAGGCTAATTTAGGGCAACTTAACGCAGTAGGAGCGAATTTTTCGGAAGCTAATTTAGCTAAATCTAACTGGCAAGATTCGGATTTATCAGGAGTTAATTTTACGTCGGCTAATTTAGAACAAGCGGACTTGAGTTCTACGGTTTTAAAAGGAGTTAATTTCCGTAACGCTCAATTAAATAATGCCAATTTAACCGATGCTAATCTTTCTCAAGCTGACTTACGTTCGGCAAATTTAGCGGGGGCAAATTTTCACGGTGTTATTTTTTCTAAAGTTCAATTCACTAATACAAACGGTTTTTTAAAAACACCCCCTAATCATCAATCTGAAGCCATTATAAAAGGTGTAGATTTTAGTGAGGTCAAAAATTTAAGCCCAACTCAAATCGATTTTATTTGTCAAAAAGGAGGCATTCATCCTCAATGTATAGTAGAAGGGGGAAGATAA
- a CDS encoding GNAT family N-acetyltransferase yields the protein MRKIYQDYLIRDWQESDRTAAARVIEQVLQEYGLPWQPREADLDVIEVESAYLNVGGQFWVVEHHGKIVGTAAYYPIKRGNKGVEIRKMYLIPEVRGQGLGKYLLQELETVIAAQGYQEIWIETASLLKEAVQLYETNGYQRTTGVETQRCDRVYFKILSI from the coding sequence ATGAGAAAGATTTATCAAGATTATTTAATTCGAGATTGGCAAGAAAGCGATCGCACTGCGGCGGCTAGGGTGATCGAACAGGTTTTACAAGAGTATGGTTTACCTTGGCAACCGAGGGAAGCGGATTTAGATGTTATAGAGGTAGAAAGTGCTTATTTGAACGTTGGGGGGCAATTTTGGGTCGTGGAACATCATGGTAAAATTGTCGGGACTGCCGCGTATTATCCCATCAAACGAGGAAATAAGGGGGTAGAAATTCGCAAAATGTATCTTATCCCTGAAGTGAGAGGTCAAGGTTTAGGAAAATATTTATTACAGGAATTAGAAACGGTTATTGCTGCTCAAGGTTATCAAGAAATTTGGATTGAAACCGCCAGTCTTTTAAAAGAAGCGGTGCAATTATATGAAACGAATGGTTATCAAAGAACCACAGGAGTTGAGACACAGCGCTGCGATCGAGTATATTTCAAAATATTATCAATTTAA